Below is a window of Vicinamibacterales bacterium DNA.
GGAGCGCGAACACGTTGAAGCCGAGCGCCAGCGCAAAGGACGCGAAATAGACGCCGGGGTGCGCGGCGTCCCACAGCGCCGCGGCGTGCATCCGATCCACGCCGACGAGATAGAGCGCCGTCGCCGCCGCCATCAGCAGCATCGGCGCCGCGGCGAGGAACGGGATCGCGTACAGCCAGCGCCGCCGCGCCAGCATGGGCGACGGCGAAGGGAAGTGCATGATCGCCAGCGCGATGATGGGAAAGGCGAACGGGCTGGCGAGCCACGAGAACACGGTGAGCACGTCGCCGAGGCCGAGCGGCCAGCCGTATTCGACCCCCTGCAGCGATCCGCCGCCCGCCACGCCGCTGAGCGCAAGCGCGAGCACGCACAGCTGCGCCGTCAGATCGTGGTGGCGCAGCACGAAGAGGGCCAGCGCCCCGACCGTGAAGACGAGCACCTGAACGACCATGCCGAAGTGGGTTCGCGCCCAGCCGCCGGGGTCGTCCTTCCACACGGACGCGGCGGGAGGCCCCGCGCGATAGGCGTCGCGCCACGCCTGCAGATCGGCCGGGTTGTCGGGAGAGATGAGCGGCGGCCGCGCGAGGTTGGGCGCGGCGCCGGCCGGCAGGTGAGGCCTGACGAAGCCCACCTGCAGGACCGCGTAGACGACGGTTAGAAGGAGAAGACTACCGACAACGCTCGCGCGGCGGACGTCGGACATCGGACCTGCGCATTCTATGCATGCGCAGCCGTCCGCGCGAGAATCTCCTTCAGCTCGTCGGCGTCGAGCGCCTCGACGTCCAGCAGCGCTTCGGCGATGCCCTTGACCGCCTCACGATTGCGATTGAGCAGGTCGAGGGCGCGGTCGTAGCCCTGGTTCAGGATCTTCTCGATCTCTTCGTCCACCCGGCGGGCCAGCGCCTCGCTCATCGCGAAGTTCTTGTCGCCGTCGAAGCTGTTGCCCGCCTTGCGGAAGGCGCGCATCCCGAGCGCCGACATGCCCCATTCGCACACCATGTGCTGGGCGATGTCGGTGGCGCGCTCGATGTCGTTCGAGGCGCCGCTGGTCATGTGCTTCATGAACAGCTCTTCGGCGGCGCGGCCGCCCATCAGGACGGCAATCTGCGTCTCGAGATACCCCTTGGTGTAGGTGTGGCGATCCGCCTCCGGCAGCTGCATCGTCACGCCCATCGCGCGCCCGCGCGGGATGATGGTCACCTTGTGGAGCGGATCGGCCATCGGCAGGAGCGCCGCGATGACGGCGTGCCCGGCCTCGTGATAGGCGCAGTTCACGCGGTCCATCTCGCTGAGCGCGACGGAGCGCCGCTCGACGCCCATGAGCACCTTGTCGCGGGCGCTCTCCATGTCCTTGTCCGAGACCTTGTCGCGCCCTTCGCGTCCGGCCGCCAGCGCCGCCTCGTTGACCAGATTCGCCAGGTCCGCCCCCGAGAAGCCGGGGGTGCCGCGCGCGATCGACCGCAGGTTCACGTCGTCGCTCATCGCGATCTTGCGGCTGTGGACCCCGAGAATGGCTTCGCGGCCGCGGAGATCCGGGTTGCCGACGGTCACCTGGCGATCGAAGCGGCCCGGCCGCAGGAGCGCCGGGTCGAGGATGTCCTGGCGGTTGGTCGCGGCGATCACGACGATGCCGCTGGCCGGCTCGAAGCCGTCCATCTCGACGAGCAGCTGGTTCAGCGTCTGCTCGCGCTCCTCGTGGCTGAGCGAGCTGCCGCCGCGGCTGCGGCCGACGGCGTCGAGCTCGTCGATGAAGATGATGCAGGCGCTGTGGCGCCGGGCGTCCTTGAACAGCCGGCGAACGCGGGCGGCACCGACGCCGGCGTACATCTCGACGAAATCGGAGCCGCTCGCGAACATGAACGGCACGCCCGCCTCGCCGGCGATGGAGCGGGCGAGCAGCGTCTTGCCGGTCCCCGGCGGCCCCACGAGGAGGACGCCTTTGGGGATCCGGCCGCCGAGCGCGGAGAACCGCGACGGGTGGCGCAGGAAGTCGACGATCTCTTTCACCTCGTCCTTGGCTTCGTCGACGCCGGCGACGTCCCGGAAGGTCACCACCTGACCGGTGCGGTCGGCGAGCCTGGCCTTGCCTGGCGTGTGGATGCGGCCCGAGGTGGTGCGGTAGACGGTGAAGCCGAGGAGCGCGAGGAAGAACCCGGCAATGGCGACCGACCCGGCGGTCACGGCGCCGGGCGAGGGGACCTGCTGGAACTGGATGCGGATGCCGCGGCGCGCCAGGGTGGTGATGTAGGCCGAATCCGCGGCCAGGAAGCTCGGCGGCGGCACCGTCACGGCGTGGGTTCCGTCGTTCAGCACGAGCGCGATCGCGCCGTCGACCGACCGCACTTCCTTGACCTCACCCTGGTCGACTTTCTGCAGAAACTCGGAGAACGCGAGTTCGGGCGGCGACGGCCGGGTCGCGGCGTAGGCCCCGAGCCCGATCAGCGCGGCGAGGACGACAGCGATGGCGGCGAACAGCCGT
It encodes the following:
- the ftsH gene encoding ATP-dependent zinc metalloprotease FtsH, coding for MLSPLFRRPRLFAAIAVVLAALIGLGAYAATRPSPPELAFSEFLQKVDQGEVKEVRSVDGAIALVLNDGTHAVTVPPPSFLAADSAYITTLARRGIRIQFQQVPSPGAVTAGSVAIAGFFLALLGFTVYRTTSGRIHTPGKARLADRTGQVVTFRDVAGVDEAKDEVKEIVDFLRHPSRFSALGGRIPKGVLLVGPPGTGKTLLARSIAGEAGVPFMFASGSDFVEMYAGVGAARVRRLFKDARRHSACIIFIDELDAVGRSRGGSSLSHEEREQTLNQLLVEMDGFEPASGIVVIAATNRQDILDPALLRPGRFDRQVTVGNPDLRGREAILGVHSRKIAMSDDVNLRSIARGTPGFSGADLANLVNEAALAAGREGRDKVSDKDMESARDKVLMGVERRSVALSEMDRVNCAYHEAGHAVIAALLPMADPLHKVTIIPRGRAMGVTMQLPEADRHTYTKGYLETQIAVLMGGRAAEELFMKHMTSGASNDIERATDIAQHMVCEWGMSALGMRAFRKAGNSFDGDKNFAMSEALARRVDEEIEKILNQGYDRALDLLNRNREAVKGIAEALLDVEALDADELKEILARTAAHA